The following DNA comes from Sander lucioperca isolate FBNREF2018 chromosome 2, SLUC_FBN_1.2, whole genome shotgun sequence.
TAATGTGCACTTATCTGTGTGATTTCTTCTGCATGCTTTATCCAGCTAGTTAAGTGCAAttggaaacatttatttttatgaaagcAGTTTTAATTATATAAAGCAGAGTGACTGAAAAATATTGTATATCTCGTGTAATGGTGCGGACAGCAAAAGTAAATGGTCCCTGAGTTCAGTAAGCATGTAATAATGAGAAGCATCAGGTGTTTACCCTCCAGCACATCACCAATTTCCATCCTAAGTGATGATGCACTAGTGGAGGATATGGTGATAAGGATCCACTTTTACTGTAGCGGAACAACTTTCTGACACTCCAACTCCCATCCAAACCTCCACTCTCTTGTGGAAAATTAGATGTTTACTCTCTCAACAATCTTAATTTCAACTTTGGCCCTACATAGGCAGGATCTTGAACTTGTGAATTGAGTTGTGACTTGAAAAAGACCACATTTCATAAATGGTGTAGACTGTTAGTAGAACCTAGAACCATATATTGTACTTGTTGGTTGTCTAGTCAGGATTTCAGTACATGTTGACTTTGTCAGCTGCACAATTACTTTTATTGCTGTAATTATGTTATGCTTTTAATGctaatttctctttttcttcacaCCCTGACAGAGTTGACTGGCTTGTTTGCAGCTGCTTAATTAAGAAGACagttctgaagaaaaaaaactgctgctgaaatttCACCATGGAAAAGTAAAGATAAACTTTATAAAAAAGCACAACACAGATTAAGAATAGATAAtttaattatcaaaattgtaACTAATTTACAATTCCCTGAAGAAAGAATGACTGACACAAACCATTTCCCCTCATTTGTTTTCATCAGTTCATCAATCAGCTGTTTAAAGACCTAATCATATTGGAGTCTCACTAGTTGTATTTCCATATAAGCAGAAGGCATAAGGACAAATATACTTCATTCCATGGTGTACAAAAACCATAAGACTTTATAACCAAAAACTAGTGATACAGTAAAGAGGCAATGGAAGACACCAGATGAAAAGACACCTGTTTAATCTGAAAAAAATTGACTTCTAGAGGACAAAAAGCAGAGACTAGGCACCAACGTAAAAGTAGTTTTATCCCTCAAAAACTGATTTCAACTAAATGGCCCTTTAAAGTTTCAAGAACCGAGGTACTGTTGAGAGAAGGACGAGCTGATAGCGAGTTTGAGAAAGCTCAGAAGTCCTCTTCAGCATTTCGACTCCTGCAGGTCTTGAGTTGTTTCAGACGCTCGATGCACTCCTCCACAGTGCGCTCGCCATGGACTTTGTTATCTCGGGTGCGTACATTCACAGTGTTACTCgtcttctccttctctcccaCCACTTTTCCAAGCAGGGAAACATgcaaagaggaaagaaaaaaaaaaatcaatatctaGATGGACAGTGTGAAAGAGATAAAGATaaagagaggaaacagagagaagagtgaaagagagtgtGTTGCCACTGACCCAGGATAAAGTTGTACTGCGCCAGCTGTGCATTTCTGATCTTTTTGTTCAGAGTGCAGCCAGGGTCGAGATCCACATCAGTCATGAAGCCGTTGTTGTGGAAGTCCTGTTTGACCTGCCACATTAtcagagagacaacagttgaATCCATGCCAGCATgttattacatttcattcatttccttttatcatttttaataGACTTCTACAGATTCTGTTTTTCAAATATCACATTTTGGACTGTAATGATAATACTTCCGCGCCCTTTGTGGACCAGCTGTTTTGTTTCAATAACGAAGATATTAATATCTTGACTGTGCAGCTGTTCATTTTATAAATAGGCTTTTTGTGCAAGTAACAATGCGTTTAATACAAAACATTATCAAAAGGTCCAGGTTTCACACATTTGAAAGGTAAACTacttgggttttattttttttgttgctctaGCCATCAGTTGTAATAACATTGTACTTGTTAAAAAATTAGGTCCAAAGGGGCAACAAACACAAGCAGTCAGACAATCAGAAAGGTTGTAAACAAGCCAACAGATTAGTCAAATGTGTCTGAAAGATCATTTTAAACTGTATTGCTGTAGTTGTGTGCATAGTTTTATGATTGTCTGACCACCTTAGCACTATACATATGTACATTACTGCTTTTTGTACTTCTGGTTTGATGCTAagctgcatttcgttgtcttagTGACTGTACTCTGTGCAATGACACTAAAGTTAAACCTAATTCTTGGAGTGAGACTATGGACTAGAGTAGCTGTGGTCAGCGGTTACCTTCTGAGCGTAGTCCTCACAGGTCGGTCCGACAGGTACAACCATCACTTGATGAGGAGAGAGCCACAGTGGCctgaaacacaacacaacacattacATTTAACTGGTTAGCAGAAAAGCAGGCCCGGTACCTGTGCAATTATTTACACCCCCAAaagaagtgattttttttttttctgttcagtaAATCTGAAAGTCATTAacagtagagcttagatcggcccaaaaaatcaagcccgaacctgcccgagcccgagcacgttgcgtccgagaccggcccggcccgacacattaactgtaattatgagcccgatttaaacccgacaatttttgaatacgtgggccgttataactgacgttatcaactacaattcagagttgtttgaactgcagaaatctctttagaataatacaacaaggacgaagcatgtaaactgcgctgtttgtttagaatggaacggatcgcaagtggatccgaatgaagaaacgtaaaaaaaaaaaaaagaaacaatgatgaacaacatattgttgtcactgcccacgacttgtttaaactgcttccatacctctgactttcctccacacttgctcaaagttaattctcctgtttttctttttttctttacatcttcaagctcccggtgtgatgcgtgcgagaggaggagactccacgcatgaagtgctgcattttgtaactgcagcctaacttttgtacacatttgttacttttatatagcctatatatatatttataatatttctgattatggcatagctatctccccacccaaataggataataaggtaatggataaaaaaaaaaaatcaagggtccggcccgggcccgatccagcccgaggatgtggcggaaaataacggcccgagcccgacccgaggtccgctcgggctcgggtcgggcaggggccgagaatctaaactctaattaACAGTGCTCAGGAGGAAATGCAATGAAACAAAAACGTCTATGTCTGGAGTCGGCGCCTACTTGACAAatcaacctttttttaaattgattctTTACAAACCATTTGCCTCCGTAGCTTTCAGTCAGAATAGCGATCATCCTCTCTACTGATCCCAGGATAGCTCTGTGGATGATCACTGGTCTCTTCTTGTCTTCGCCATCATGACTACAAAATCATTTAATGGGGGGTTAGGGGGTGGGGAGGTAGGAGGAGAATTAGGAACTCACACAAAAAGAGACATCCAAAAGGAAAACAACAGTGATCATCTGGAGAAATAAGTACATTCTCGGCGTTTGGGATACGGTAAAAACCGTTTAAcagcaaaatttaaaaaatctatAGCCTCTGGCGCAGCTACTAAAATCTTGGTACTTCTCCATAAATGCACATTACATAGTTTCATTCAAGCCAACCCTATTTTTTGCTTTCACATCAGCACTGTTATCCCATATGCCATACCATTTACTGATTTCTCCAATATTTGAGAAATGAAATGTATATCTTTGATTTTGTTAACTGTATGTTTAATTCTATGATGCACATGTGcatttgcaacaacaaaaaaatattatatgccattttacttaaaaatgtgtCTAAAGCAGTAGAAGAGTTACCTGACAAAGGTGAGATTGAAGCGGATCGGAAGCTGGAAATCAAGCTGAATTGTGGCACACTGATGGTACCGACCGATGGCATCCTTGATCTGAATGTCAATCTGCAAAGAAATGACGCAAGTGATCAGCAGTTAACCCTCCTGCTGTTTCACAGTTAAAAGTGCATCATTACTGCAGCTCATTACTGCAGCGCAAGGCTCACCTTTGGTCCATAAAAAGCTCCATCACCAGGATTGAGAATCCATTTCTCCCCAAAGTCATTCAAGCTGTTCTCCAGttgctgtaaaaacaaacaattactGTTTTGTTACAATATCAATGGCTGACCAACACCCAAGTAAACAGGGGTGCAAAGCTGTATGTTTAGACCTTACATTTCCTTCATCTGGAACTAATCACTGAACTGAGAAATGTTAACGTCTCAATAATATTTTATGGTTGCTCGAGGGAGTTAATGAGGTGAGGGAAACATGCAGCAAGTTCTGTTCCAGTCACTATGCCAAGTTTTTCAGTCAGTTTCTTGTGTATACAATTTTCCAcctttgtgcatgcaaacattaatcataaaaagtcagtgcTGAATTTAGGAAATGTTTTCCTCAGAGAAAAATGTCCTGATAGGTCAACTAAACAGCTGTAGAACTTAAAGACTATTCtaattctcttcttttttttccttcacagCTCCAGATATTAAACTGGTCATACTCATAGCATCCCTAATTTGAGAAGTGTGACTTACTGAGAGAGGTATACTATTATTATCACCCACGCAGTGAGAAAGAAACAGCACAATCTCTATGCTGTAGTCTTTAAGTTCTCTGGTCTATTCTGTCCATCAGGAGACTACAgtgttgaatatttaaaaagttaCTGTGGCCACTGGATtgattattaataaaataacatgTTAAAAATAACTTCCACTATCATGAGTAATGTTCTGCTGCCAGCGGGCAAAAGACACACTTGGAAATTAAGTTAAAATGAAGCACTACGGACACAACGATGACACCACTGACTTAACCAGAGATGGAAATTCAAAAGGAGCTCTTTAACGTTCATAAAGTATCCGTATCTGCATTATATCTGGCTCACATTTTACCATACTTATTGAGTTGTCATCTGTTCAAGTGTGAATGTGGATACAGTCCCCTGTGGGCTTTGATTTGTTGCACCCTAACCCAAGTAAAATCATTCTAATTCTACCAAGAAAAGTCAATCAATATGATAAAAATATAACAATCAATGAAGGGGGAGATGACACATGGTTTGGCATACAAAGCATCATCTTATTCTGTAACAAGTTTCtaactgtaaaaaacaaaacaataaccaAAACATCTTTGAGGCAGTGTTGCAATGTGCACTGCAGATGTAATAATTCACTGGTGAAATAAAACGCTCCTCTAAACAATCAGATCAAGAGGAAAACAAATGTCATGTGAAAGAACATCTCACCctgctttaaaattcaacgcaTGGTGTGTCTTTGTCACCAGACAccttttcattcattcagagCCTGCCAGTAAAGGCTTGTCAGACCAATAAACAATATACCTGTGCTACTGATAAAACAACACAGTATACGTGTGGCACCTTTATCCAACAACTGTCATTTAGTGATTTTACAGGTTCATCTGTTTGACTAGAAGTTGCCCCAAGAGAGACACTAACTGGGTTTCATCTGATGCTGAAAGCACCGAGCAATACACTCATTATCACTCAGTTTAACTCACTCACTCTTATTTTGTTCAAGATAGTTTTAAACACTACCTGTTCTCTCCCAGAGAGACTTTGAGCTGAACCCAAGATGTAAAATATAGCTCTGGTCCACAGAGAGTGAATTTGATTTGACAGCAAAGGCAGACAGTGACTGCACTGTACTAGATTCTCGGGAGATGAACGAGCATTTTCTGCTTCGGAACAGATAGCAGCTCTACAGAATAAAACGGattcattaaaatataaatgttctcCAGGTCTACAAATTAAACTTCCATTTGCTGTCTTTGAAGTGGTTCCAACATTTCCATCTTGATAATATCACAGATCAGCATCTTAATTCTCCAGTGAGACTTTGTGAGAGTGCGGTTCTCAATTTAACCATACGAGAGAAACAAGAGGCCTTCTGATTACCTTTTCTGCTTGGTCCCAGACGTCCGGGTCCCCCAGGAACTTCTCTGGTCTCGTGGAGAGGTTGAGTTTGAAAGTGAAGCCAAACACCTCATACACAGTCCGAAGGAAATCCAGGCAGCCCTTGATCTCCTCCTCAATCTAGGGTAAAACAAAAAACGTGAGAGAATTAGCATAATCCATTGTGGAAGAGCTGTGTGTTCAATTTCTCATGAACCATCATAAGATGTAATCACAAGAATATGAGGATAAATTGTTCATCTTATTGGATGTACATGATACATGTGACTGTTTCTCAAGCAAGCAGCTTGGATGTCAAAAAACATGTGATCTAAAACACAgagaagaaaaattaaaaacaagcgCCTCTGTTCAAGAGGGATAACTCTCTCTCCCATGTCCTAACTGTAAGCTACCATCTGCAGACAATGATTATAAACTACATGCCAAGTATAACATAAGAACATATACTCTCCCTTGTAGTTTGCTCTACATTTGAATTTGGTAAGTCACAAAAGACACTAACAGCTGCTGCAGTCAAAGTGAAAAATTAAAAAGGGAAACAATTTGTGTACCAAGTGCAGTCAAATGATTACCCATCCAATCCACTACCATTACtgataaaagagaaaacaaaagttgtacgctgctgtgtttctccattaGAACAGACCAATTATGAAATCGCTTCTGTCTTCCAAAATTGTGTTTGTGCGCATTGATATTGGCAGCGCTCCTCTTTGGTGAAATAACAACATGCAAATTGCTACACCAGGCTGCAGCAGCTTGTGGAGTCCTCTCTTAACCTGAGAATGTGACCGACTGTTCGCTGACAACATTACCTGAATTTATTCAATAAACTGTCCCAGCAAGACACTAATTTACTGAGAGCCTTCAAAACTGGGCTTCTTCAAACAAGTATAAATTCTTCTCCACAGAAAGCCACTTCTCAGTAAACTGTGATAGCTTCCCACCGTTTACTGCTGTGCGTTTGCCTTAGCATTAGCATATATTGTATTAGTATTGATCTAAATAGCAAGTGTAAACATTTATCAAAAGGTATTGCCAGGAAAATgcgacattttgtgtgtgtgttacgccagtagtggctaatgtagcctcgagCAGAGATGAAGAGCAGGCTACAGACGTCTGGTAAGATCCCTTCTTTCTCCACACCCTCAgatttattttcactttgaaacttgtagtcttcagctGCAACTGACGCTGTCTGAGTAACGCCACTTTAGATAATGAATCAAGACTTCAAGCAGCTCTCTCTGGAGACGCAaaaaggctttatacaactCTTTCACATATACAATAGTACtccacaagtttttttttttttttttaagttttttaaacCCTTTAAAGCCAAATTTATTGGTGCCATCAGGCAACCTTTTCATCACATTTGAATCCAAAATGCGTGAACTTGGCAGAGTATTGTCAATGCACCAGTCCAAGCCTCACCTGCTCCATGGTGCAGAAGATATGAGCATCATCCTGCTGGAAGCGGCGGACACGGGTGAGGCCTGTCAGGGCTCCTGACAGCTCGTTTCTGTGCAGAACGCCAAAGTCGGCCATGCGAAGGGGCAACTCTCTCCAGGAGCGTGGACGGTGATCAAACATCAGACTGCAGCCAAACAGAGACAGGTATCACATAAAAACGACACAAATTACAACTGCCTACTTCAACCTTAAGTTATCACAAAAACTAAAAATTGCTCTACTGCTTCAAAACTACTATGAAAGACTGCATTCAATGTTTGATTTAACTGACATTTAACACAAATGTGTTTGAAATTTCCATTTCAGTATGATCTCCAGAGGGTTTGCCAATGTGGATAGCACAAAGATTGGAACAGTAAAAACAAGATAAAAGATTTTAATACAAAGAGCTGCAGTCTGGCTCTTCACACTGCAATGCAGCATTCAGCAGTAAATTGAACTGGGTCATTCAACAACCCAATGGTCCATTACGAGTTGAGCGGAACTGGATGACAAATCTATTGTAGCAGTAAAATATAAAGCTATTTCACAATGACTGTGCCAACTCCTGATAACAAAACCACTCTGCAAACTCTTATGAAGCTATTTAAGTGTGGTAAAACATTGCTTAATGGTTGTCCCTGTTTTGCCAACATACTAAATATTGTACCAAGATTAAACAATACTCTGAGCTCATTAAAGGCTACCAACACATTTTGTGCTGGAGAAGAACAAACAACCTTGACTCCAACAAAGTCGTTTCTCTGATTAGAGACAGAAACCAACAAAAAATATCTATTTCACACTGGAGCAACTGGAGCGATTCACAGTGTAGGTGTGTTGTTCTTTACATGTTCATTCTTTTCCAGTTCTTTGCTGAAATTAAAGCCATAttttcaaacaactctgaatgtGAGGAAAAGGAGGCCTCACCAGTGTCCCGGGCAATTCATGGGTTTAAGGGCGAAGGTCTCCTTCTCTGCCTCAAAGGAGAACATGTTGTCGCTGTAGTGCTGCCAATGGCCGGAGGTCTGCCACAGCTTACTATTGTAGATGTTGGGTGTCACCACCTCCTGGAAACCTCTCTTCCTGTACTCACTCTGCCAAAGACAGACATAAGACAGACAGTCTTAATAGTGAAATCATCTTTGTGAGAATTCTGAGTTACCATAATGCTCTGTACACATCACAACTACAAACTGGTAAAAAATGTGTCGACACCTGGGGACTTGCTGATAAATAGTGCTTTTCATCTAAAACATTCATTTCGAAAAAGTAAACTACCTCAGAAAACGTTTAAACAGCTGCATATTCACATCCCAGTTGGTTTACACATGATGAAGGGGATTTGGGCTAAACTGAAAGGAAATGGTAGGCATTTCTATCCCGACAGTCAAATACCCTACAAACAGTTGGATGCGCGAGGTATTTTGTTGCATgtctgttaaagcagccatattatgctcattttcaggttcataattgtattttaaaggttgtaccagaataggtttacatggtttaattttcaaaaaacaccatatttttgttgtactgcaccgctctctctcactgctgcagatcctcttttcagctggtctctgttttagctacagagtgagacctcttttcttcttcttcttttgtactatctttgattgcacttgcacatgcccagtagctcagatgtagatcatgtcagctagctagctccatagacagtaaaagaaaggctgtttctacaacttcggtcagttacaaggcaggattagctgggagacttctaaatgagggtgcacatgcaagtagttcttttgtagattatggtgaacttgtgtgtgttgtagcagtgctttgctattgagaacgaggtagcatgcaagcgttagcatgctagcgttagcatgctagcgttagcatgctaacgctacgagctaatgttgtggttagcctgctcgtttcggcttgtgacgtcacaagccgtgccgattttgaacagctcacctagagactgaaggcaggacacattcagaaactgtatctcactctaaacagcatgggtggatttttttcaaagtttgtatgagtgtggaagcaccagagacacaacataacaccccaaatcccagaaaaagtgttttttttcataatatgggcactttaagtaaacaCATCCCACTACTCCCCAGTCAGAAATCTATTTTACCACATCAAAGTGAAAAATGTGATGTGTCATTGATGATGATGTGTCTATTTACAGCATTATTGTTAGAGCATTATTGTTCTGTATTGGGCggtggtgcagtggatatgacacatgcctttggtgtgggagacccgggttcaattcccactgcgatacatcaaccaatttgtccctgagcaagacacttaatccctagttgctccagaggcatgttacctctgacatatatagcaattggaagtcgctttggataaaagtgtcagctaaatgacatataatgtAATGTTGTGGGAAGAGAGGGTACACATATTAATTAGCATTTTATTGTATGTTTATGCACatgtttatgttaaaaaaaatcaatttgttTTAGCTGTGAAACATTTGATATGCGCAGCTCCTGGtttcaaaaaatgtattcattagcCTTTCATTGGTTTCAAGACCATGACAAAGTTGTATTATGAACATATAACTAATCCTTTCCTACCCCCCTCTATAAAAGAATATGACGCTAAAGTGATTTAAAACTGCAGCAATACATCTTGTGAATATATAAAGCCATTATTATTGCACAGGCCAACTAAAGGTCCAAATCTCTTCTCCCCTTCTCCCCAAGCTTCCCTGCCAATTTAAACTTCCTCAATTATACCCTCAGTCTTTTTTATGTCTTAAAAGGTTAGAGTGAGGTCACAGCAATTGTCCACTGTGTGTTAGACAGCTTTTGACTTACTCTGATGAACTCAATCAGGGTGTTGTAGATGAAGGCTCCCTTAGGCATGAAGAAGCAGCTTCCTGGACTCAGGTCATGGAAGAAGAACAGGTCCTGCTccttaaaacaaataaaagaa
Coding sequences within:
- the tars1 gene encoding threonine--tRNA ligase 1, cytoplasmic, producing MADQTVVEKMSELQVDEKKKGGTESGKDGGKKKAKSAAGDSGSRAELTPAPQYIDERLTLYAKLKAEHEALMAERAAKNSRAIKVTLPDGKVVDAESWKTTPYQVACGISQGLADNTVIAKVNNGVWDLDRPLEDDCSLQLLKFDDEEAQAVYWHSSAHILGEAMERVYGGCLCYGPPIENGFYYDMFLENNEGVSSNDFPCLETLCKKIIKEKQPFERLEIKKETLLEMFKYNKFKCRILNEKVTTPTTTVYRCGPLIDLCRGPHVRHTGKIKALKIHKNSSTYWEGKADMETLQRIYGISFPDPKMLKEWEKFQEEAKNRDHRKLGREQDLFFFHDLSPGSCFFMPKGAFIYNTLIEFIRSEYRKRGFQEVVTPNIYNSKLWQTSGHWQHYSDNMFSFEAEKETFALKPMNCPGHCLMFDHRPRSWRELPLRMADFGVLHRNELSGALTGLTRVRRFQQDDAHIFCTMEQIEEEIKGCLDFLRTVYEVFGFTFKLNLSTRPEKFLGDPDVWDQAEKQLENSLNDFGEKWILNPGDGAFYGPKIDIQIKDAIGRYHQCATIQLDFQLPIRFNLTFVSHDGEDKKRPVIIHRAILGSVERMIAILTESYGGKWPLWLSPHQVMVVPVGPTCEDYAQKVKQDFHNNGFMTDVDLDPGCTLNKKIRNAQLAQYNFILVVGEKEKTSNTVNVRTRDNKVHGERTVEECIERLKQLKTCRSRNAEEDF